The Beijerinckiaceae bacterium genome has a window encoding:
- a CDS encoding branched-chain amino acid ABC transporter permease LivH (LivHMGF is the membrane component of the LIV-I/LS branched-chain amino acid transporter) produces MEIFLQQLINGITLGSIYGLIAIGYTMVFGIIGMVNFAHGDVFMLSAFIALIIYLALTQILGFDSLALSFIVVLFAAMALTSLWSYMIERLAYRRLRGSFRLAPLISAIGMSIFLSNFVYLVQGPRNKSLPPMLNEVMRLTQGGPYAVTLSFKQILIVVLTALLLAGFWFLVQKTPLGRAQRACEQDRNMAALLGIDVDRTISLTFVIGAALAAVAGVLYLLYYGVINSGDGFVPGIKAFTAAVLGGIGSLPGAVLGGLLIGLVETFWSAYFSSDYKDVAAFSILAVTLIFMPSGLFGRPDVEKI; encoded by the coding sequence ATGGAGATATTCCTGCAGCAATTGATCAACGGCATTACGCTGGGCTCAATCTATGGTTTGATCGCCATCGGCTACACGATGGTTTTCGGCATCATCGGAATGGTGAATTTCGCTCACGGCGATGTTTTCATGCTGTCGGCCTTCATCGCGCTGATTATCTACCTGGCATTGACGCAGATATTGGGTTTCGACTCTCTCGCATTGAGCTTTATCGTAGTCCTCTTCGCCGCCATGGCGCTGACCTCGCTGTGGAGCTATATGATCGAACGCTTGGCTTATCGCCGCCTCCGTGGATCGTTTCGGCTGGCTCCGCTGATCTCGGCGATCGGAATGTCGATTTTTCTGTCGAACTTCGTTTATCTTGTTCAAGGACCGCGCAACAAATCTCTCCCCCCAATGCTGAACGAGGTCATGCGGCTAACTCAAGGTGGCCCCTACGCGGTCACTCTCTCGTTCAAGCAAATCCTCATCGTGGTGTTGACCGCGCTGCTCCTCGCCGGCTTTTGGTTTCTGGTGCAAAAAACGCCGCTGGGGCGGGCCCAGCGCGCCTGCGAGCAAGATAGAAACATGGCGGCGCTTCTGGGCATAGATGTCGATCGAACGATTTCCTTGACGTTCGTCATTGGCGCGGCGCTCGCGGCGGTCGCCGGCGTGCTCTATCTCTTGTATTACGGCGTGATCAACTCGGGCGATGGTTTCGTCCCCGGCATCAAGGCTTTCACGGCGGCGGTCCTTGGCGGGATCGGCTCCCTCCCAGGAGCGGTTCTTGGTGGCCTTTTGATCGGCCTCGTCGAAACCTTCTGGTCTGCATATTTCTCAAGCGACTACAAAGACGTTGCGGCCTTCTCGATCCTCGCGGTGACATTGATCTTTATGCCTTCGGGCCTGTTTGGCCGGCCGGATGTCGAGAAAATATGA